The following coding sequences lie in one Xanthomonas hyacinthi genomic window:
- a CDS encoding TIGR02466 family protein produces MMSPYPKLVEPEQIKIHRLFATPVAQITHPAAELLNEVLKEEIDRNRAQNPTGVRHSNSGGWQSSADFNNWHGEGAMALTSFAKDLAYELTAVHHPQHGLLVPDFEWKINAWANVNTAGDSNAQHAHPGAFWSGVYWVDDGSGDGQDPGGELQFLDPRGVMPSLYNPELKIRIAGCLSAGLTTSIAPESGALVMFPSWLLHSVNLFTGSRPRISVAFNFSV; encoded by the coding sequence CTTATCCAAAACTCGTTGAACCTGAGCAGATCAAGATACACCGGTTGTTTGCCACGCCCGTCGCCCAGATCACGCACCCGGCAGCCGAACTCCTGAATGAAGTATTGAAAGAAGAAATCGATCGGAACAGGGCCCAGAACCCGACCGGCGTGCGTCACAGCAATTCGGGAGGATGGCAATCCAGTGCGGACTTCAACAACTGGCATGGCGAAGGAGCCATGGCACTGACATCGTTCGCCAAGGATCTGGCCTACGAGTTGACGGCCGTCCACCATCCGCAGCACGGATTGCTCGTGCCCGATTTCGAGTGGAAAATAAACGCATGGGCCAATGTAAACACTGCCGGAGATTCGAACGCCCAGCATGCCCATCCCGGTGCATTCTGGTCCGGCGTCTACTGGGTGGATGATGGTTCTGGCGATGGCCAGGATCCTGGCGGAGAACTCCAGTTTCTCGACCCAAGAGGCGTCATGCCGTCTCTTTACAATCCAGAACTCAAGATCCGAATCGCAGGCTGCCTGAGTGCAGGGTTGACGACGTCCATTGCCCCCGAGAGCGGCGCATTGGTCATGTTCCCTTCCTGGCTCCTGCACTCGGTCAATCTGTTTACCGGTTCGCGGCCCCGTATCTCGGTCGCATTCAACTTCAGCGTATGA